The following DNA comes from Chloroflexia bacterium SDU3-3.
TAGCGCTGCTCGGTGCGCTCAAGGTAGCTGCGGGCGTCGGATACCACCAGGCGCTGGCGCTGGTCGAACTGCAGGCCGAAGAAGCGCTCGGCCAGCGGGCCGACCCTGGCGTCGATCTCGATATTGTCGATGGTGGCCTGGGGCAGGTGGTGGTAGAGCACCAGCGAGAGCCGCCCGCCCGCCAGCCCCAGCAGGCCGATGCGGGCGGGCGCGGGCTGCCAGATCAGGCTAAGCGCCGCCGCCTGGGTGTACTCGGCGATCAGGTGCAGCGGGCGGCGCAGATCGATGCGCGACATAGGGCCATCCAGCTCGCCATCGCTATTGACAAAGTAGAAGTGGATCTGGTGGCCCTGCTTGATGATCCGAATGCGGTGTAGGGCGGTGGTCACATCGGCCAGCGTACCGTCAGGCATGGCGTGAAGCGGCCCGAGCCGGGCGGCAAGCTCGTCGATATGCTGTCGCTGCCACGGTGCTGCGGCGAGGTGCTGCATGGCTAGGTTGACTTCCTGTGGGTAGAAAGGCGTGTGCACTAGGTAGGGTCTACGCGTTCTTTCGTCACCAAAGATTCTTTACCACGAAGACGCGAAGACGCGAAAGTCGTATCACTGCTTTCTTCAAATCTTCATGCCTTCGTGGTACTGGCTCCCTTTTGTTCCTTGGAGTCTTGGAGTCCTGGTGGTGAAAAAGTTCTGCCGAACGAGAACGCATCGGCCCTGGTGCGCTCGGTGCTATTGTAGCACTGCCCGCCGCCTGTGATACAATCTACCAAAATACCAGCTTAGGGAAGGCCAATGAACCTCTCACGATTCGCGCGGTACGCATGGGGCGTGCTGGCATGGAATATTCTGGTGATCCTGTGGGGCGCGGTGGTGCGCGCCACCGGCTCGGGGGCTGGCTGCGGGGCGCACTGGCCGCAGTGCAACGGCCAGATCATCCCGCGCGCGCCCTCGGTCGAGACAATGATCGAGTTCTCGCACCGCCTGACGAGCGGCCTGGCGCTGCTGTCGGTGCTGGGCATGCTGATCTGGGCGCTGCGGGCCTTCCCAAAGGGCCATGCGGTGCGCCAGGCTGCGATCGCCTCGATGGTGTTTATGGTGATCGAGGCCCTGATCGGTGCGGCGATCGTGCTGCTGCGCTATGTGGCCCACAACCAGTCGCTGGAGCGCGGGGTGTCGGGCGGTCTGCACCTGGTCAACACCTTCCTGCTGCTGGCGGCGCTGGTGCTGACCGCCTGGTGGGCCTCGGGCGGGGCGGTGTGGCGGCTGCGCGGGCAGGGCCTGCTGGCCTGGCTGCTGGGCGCGGGCCTGGCCGGGGCGCTGCTGCTGGGGGCCAGCGGGGCGATCGCAGCCCTGGGCGACACGCTGTTCCCATCAGACTCGCTGGCCGAGGGCATCCAGCAGGATTTCTCGGCGGCGGCCCACCTGTTTGTGCAGCTGCGCGTGTTCCACCCCGTGATCGCGGTGCTGGTGGGGGCCTACTCGGTGGCTATTGGCTGGCTGGCCGCCCGGCAGCGGCCCAGCGTGGGCACGCGGCGCGCGGCGCTGGCGCTCACCGCGCTGTTTGTGCTGCAGGGGCTGGTGGGCGTGGTCAACCTGGTGCTGCTGGCCCCGGTGCCGATGCAGATCATCCACCTGCTGCTGGCCGACCTAGTCTGGATCGCGCTGGTGCTGCTGGCCAATACCGCGCTGGCCGAGCCTGCGGCGGTGGCGCTG
Coding sequences within:
- a CDS encoding spermidine synthase, which gives rise to MQHLAAAPWQRQHIDELAARLGPLHAMPDGTLADVTTALHRIRIIKQGHQIHFYFVNSDGELDGPMSRIDLRRPLHLIAEYTQAAALSLIWQPAPARIGLLGLAGGRLSLVLYHHLPQATIDNIEIDARVGPLAERFFGLQFDQRQRLVVSDARSYLERTEQRYDILVMDAFRDASDDLDHLATREFYRICKGCLRPEGVIAVNTLASDPHFPEKLATFEASFRHSAAVALKHGAVLIGGDRSNLSHAEIIRRAQALAQQHQFDFPFAERAGQITSLRGLLRSLGVGRERTAVLSDQVTEEAKEQK
- a CDS encoding heme A synthase codes for the protein MNLSRFARYAWGVLAWNILVILWGAVVRATGSGAGCGAHWPQCNGQIIPRAPSVETMIEFSHRLTSGLALLSVLGMLIWALRAFPKGHAVRQAAIASMVFMVIEALIGAAIVLLRYVAHNQSLERGVSGGLHLVNTFLLLAALVLTAWWASGGAVWRLRGQGLLAWLLGAGLAGALLLGASGAIAALGDTLFPSDSLAEGIQQDFSAAAHLFVQLRVFHPVIAVLVGAYSVAIGWLAARQRPSVGTRRAALALTALFVLQGLVGVVNLVLLAPVPMQIIHLLLADLVWIALVLLANTALAEPAAVALPRMAEAQR